A window from Glaciimonas sp. PCH181 encodes these proteins:
- a CDS encoding pyrimidine 5'-nucleotidase, whose translation MTNTTPLWLFDLDNTLHNASHAFFPAINENMNRFIARVLGVDGVDADAATVNAVRTDYWRRYGATLTGMVKHHAVRPEEFLREAHRFDDVAGMIRAERGLISLLKQLPGRKILLTNAPQRYSSQVMRHLGLHRQFQQHISIESMHVHRQPRPKPSPQFLRKLIARQGVAAHRCILVEDTLTNLKSAKRIGMRTVWVTGYLAESAKIQWPGQQLSRSNMTKRTRYVDVKVKSVRRLADKLHRLR comes from the coding sequence GTGACAAATACTACACCGCTCTGGTTATTTGACCTCGATAACACGCTGCACAACGCATCTCACGCGTTTTTTCCGGCAATTAACGAGAACATGAATCGCTTCATTGCACGGGTGTTGGGTGTGGATGGGGTGGACGCCGATGCGGCAACGGTGAACGCTGTGCGTACCGACTATTGGCGACGCTATGGTGCGACCTTAACCGGCATGGTCAAGCATCACGCGGTACGGCCGGAAGAATTTTTGCGTGAGGCGCATCGCTTTGACGATGTCGCTGGCATGATTCGGGCCGAACGCGGTTTGATCAGTTTGCTGAAGCAGTTACCGGGCCGTAAAATTTTGCTGACCAATGCGCCGCAACGTTATTCCAGTCAGGTAATGCGGCATTTGGGTTTGCATCGCCAGTTTCAGCAACACATTTCGATTGAATCCATGCACGTGCATCGGCAACCGCGTCCTAAACCTTCGCCGCAATTTCTACGTAAATTGATTGCGCGGCAAGGCGTCGCCGCGCATCGTTGTATTTTGGTTGAGGATACGCTCACTAATCTGAAAAGCGCCAAGCGGATCGGCATGCGTACGGTATGGGTGACCGGATATTTGGCCGAAAGCGCCAAAATTCAGTGGCCGGGCCAACAATTGTCGCGTTCAAATATGACAAAGCGCACCCGCTATGTCGATGTCAAAGTAAAATCCGTG